The window ATTCTCTTTTCCCGAGTTCAAGGGAGTACTTCGAGGTCTTCGGAGTTTCTTCGGAAGTACTGAAGGCAGCGCCCCCGGATTGTATAGTGATGCATCCCGGCCCTATAAACAGGGGAGTGGAAATAGCGCAGGAAGTAGCAGACGGAAAGCAGGCGGTAATCCTGCCACAGGTGACAAATGGCGTGGCGGTGCGGATGGCGGTCCTGTTCCTGATAGCGGGAGGCAAGGTAGAAGAAGACGAAAATAGTTGAAAGATCCCTCACGCGTATCGAAAGATATATTCAGTATCGATTGCCTGTTAAAGAGCGAAAAAGAGGAGAGCAGATGGTCAATTGGAAAGATAAAAAGGAGTTCTGGATCACAGGCGCGAAGCTGGCCGACCCTGAAGCGGGGAAGATAAAAGCTGGCTCAATACTGGTCCAGAAAGGCCTTATCTCGGAGATCCAGTGGCAGAAGAAGGTAGAGACCGAACTGCCGGTGTTTGATTGTGAAGGGTTTCTTATCGCCCCTGGTTTCATTGATATACACACGCATCTGAGAGAGCCTGGAAACGAGGACAAGGAGACGATAGCGACTGGAACCGCGGCAGCTGTTGCCGGTGGATACACGTCCATACTCTGCATGGCCAATACCGATCCGGTGATAGACGATCCAAGCGTCGTTGAATACGTAAACAGAAGGGCCCAGACAGATGGTAACTGCAGGGTCTACGTGACGGGGGCCGTCACAAAAGGGCTCGATGGGGAGCAGATAACAGAGTTCTTCCATCTTAAAAAAGCCGGCATAGTAGCTTTAAGCGACGATGGCAGATATATAGCCAATTCAAGCGTGATGAGAACCGCGCTGGAATACGCCAGGATGCTCGATCTCCCGGTCATCGTTCATTGTGAGGATCCCTATCTGACCGACGAATCGCAGATGAACGAAAGTTATGTCTCAACGCGTCTTGGCCTTAAGGGGGCACATGCCGCGTCAGAGGAGATAGCAGTCGCCAGGGATATCAGGCTGGCTCAGTTGACAGGCGCCAGGCTTCATATCGCGCATGTCTCGACGGAAGGATCACTCGAGCTTATAAAAGCTGCGAAAAAGAAAGGTGTCGCGGTCACCGCGGAAGTCTCGCCGCATCATCTGACTCTCGATGAATCGTTGCTCGAAAGTTATGACCGCAACCTCAAGGTGAACCCTCCGCTTCGAGGGCTTTCTGATATAGCCGCCCTGAGAACGGCTCTTAACGACGGGACTATTGATTGTATCGCTACTGATCACGCTCCTCACACCGAGATCGATAAGCAGGTCGAGTTCAATTTTGCTCCTCCGGGGATGACAGGTCTCGAGACATCGTTTGCCCAACTCCATACGGAACTTGTCCTTAACGGAAAATTTGAGCTTATCGACCTGATACGGATGCTGACGACCGGACCGGCTGGAGTCATCGGACTTTCCGGAGGTAAGCTGGCAGCAGGGGTTCCGGCCGACCTGGTCCTGATCGATCCAAAGGAAGAATGGGTCTTTAAAAAAGAAATGATCAGGTCAAAAGCGTCGAATACGCCTTTGATCGGAAAGAAATTTACCGGCAGGATAAAGGGAGTTTTCCTTGAGGGAAGATGGTGTTCCGATGTATCCTGACCGGTGGATGCGCGATCCCGGAAAATCCGGGCAAGTCGGCCCCGGTTGATCATCAAAAGATCTGCCGGAATAAATATTCAGTGTTCCCCTGAGTCAGGGTCATATTGTGGGAAGATCTTTTCAATCATCTTTTCTGAAAGCGGTTATACCGTTAGTGATGCTTTCTTTCGCTTCTTCGTGCATCTATTTCAACACGATGTATAACGCGAGAAGGCTTTACAGCGAAGCGGAGGAAGCCCGCGAGGAGTCGATCAGGACAGGTACCGACAGCGGCCGGGGGTTGAAGACAAAATATGGTGAGGTGATCTTCAAGTGTTCGAAGATACTTCGCGATCATCCGGAGAGCAGCTGGGTCGATGACGCGATATTCCTTATGGGGAAAGCCCTTGTCAGGCAGGAAGAGTATAGCAAAGGTATCAGAAAGTTTCAGGAACTCCTTACTAACTATCCGGAAAGTGAATATGTTCCCCACGCGTTGTTCTGGCTGGCCCTGGCTCATTTCGAAAAAAGGGAATACAACCAGGCCCTCGTCTTTACGAACAGGTTCCTCAATAATTTCGCTGATCACGAGATCCGTCACCAGGTGATCTTTCTTGCGGGAGACATTAATCTCGAACTTGAGAATAATGAAGAAGCGCTGAAACTGTACTCCACCGTCTCCGGAGAGGATGCCAGTCGTGAGATCCTTGATGAAGCTCTGTTGAAGTCGGCAAGACTGCATTACAGGTTCAAGGATTGGCAGAAGGCGGCGGAAAGCTATGAACAGCTTCTCAGGAAAGGGATTTCCTGGGAGTTGCGATATGATATCTCCCTGGCGCTTGGTGACTGTTACTCCCGGACCGGGCGGTGCGAGGAGGCAAGGAACATATTCGATGAACTTCTACCGGATGTCCCCAAGGTAAAAGACCAGGGTCTTGTAATGCTTGGCCAGGCCCGTGCTTATGAGTGCATGGATTCGCTTTTGACGGCTATTGCCAAATACAGGGAGATAACGGGAAAATTCTCCCACTCTACCTTCTCTGCCGAAGCATATTACAGGCTTGGAATGATCTATCATGAAAAACTCGATTCCCTGCAGAGTGCCGAGGAATCGTTTGCCAGCGTAAGCAGGGAAGCGAGCAGTTCGGAGTTCGCCCCGCTGGCGATGCAAAAAAGCAGAAGCATCAAAAAACTGATCGAGCTTGAGAAATCATCAGGAAAAGGGGCGAGTGAAGAGCAGATAGCGCAGGCGAGGTTTTCAGCAGCCGAGATAAAGTTGACAAGGCTTGACGAAGTCGAATCGGCAAAAAATAATTACATGGCCGTGATAGACAGTTTTCCATCGACATCGTTCGCTCCCGCGGCTTCCTACGCGGTAGCGTGGATATACCAGAAAAAACTGGGTGACGCGCAAAAAGCCCTCGAAGCGTATCGGGCAACGGTCCTGAGATATCCACGGTCTCAGCAGGCCAGAGGAGCTGTGGCGCAGATCGTCAGACTCGGTGATGAGGACAGCGCACTTATGATGCAGGCGTATATAGATTCAGCGATGGCAGATACTGCCGCCGCCGCTGCCGAGGTGAGGATGCGGATGGAAAAAGCGCGCGCCGACAGTATCGAGGCGGCGCGAAAGATGATGAAGGACGGAATGACCGATTCGACATCGGTCCGGTCGGGCAAGCGCGGCATGGAGAGCGGGACTCCCGCAGATCCTGACAGCAAGGCGAAGTTGCCGGTTGATTCCCGAAAAAATCCTGTCCCCGGCCCCTTATCCCGTTCTGTGGCGGAAAGAGACAGCCTTGCCGGGGCTTCGGTATCGGCGGCTGATTCGGTGAGAAAGAATTTCAGCAGACCTCCGCCCGCCCTGATCGACTCGCTCAGGGCAGCGTCAGAGAGGAACCGACCGGTCGACGCCGATTCATTATTGAAAAACGAAGCAGACAGCCTGATAACCGGTAAAAGGAAGGAGCAGGATTGAGCCTGGAGAAGAAACGGCCGTTTACTGTCAGGATCGTCGAAAACAGAAAGTTGTCACCATCGACATATCTGATCATCCTTGAAAGGCCGAATGATTTCCCTGATCCCTATCCCGGCCAGTTTATTTCTGTAAGGGTCAATGACCAGACTGTTCCGCTGTTGCGCCGGCCTTTCGGAATAATGGATATCAACAGCGAAACGATGACGATTCTTGTAAAGGCGGTAGGGCCCGGTTCAACTATACTAGCTTCGAAAGCCGCCGGCGAGCAGGTGGAAATGGCGGGACCTCTGGGCGGCATGCCTTTCAGCCGCCCTGGCGGAAAAGATGTAGTCTTCGTAGGTGGAGGAACGGGACTCGGGCCGATAATATTCTGCGCGAGAAGCTGGAAACGTGAAGCTACAGTCGGGAAGATGCATCTTTTTATAGGAGCTCAGACTAAAGAGGAACTGCTTGAAGGATTGTACGAGAAAGATTTCGATCAGGTATATACCGCGACGATCGACGGTTCTTCAGGTCACAAGGGAAATATCGTGGAACTCCTCGAAGAAGAGATCGAAAAAGGCGGTATTCCCGCGGCGATCCTCTATTCGTGCGGTCCGAGACCGATGATTCGAGCGCTCATCGACAGGGTCGGCCCGAAATTTGAAAATCACTATACTTCACTCGAATCGGTCATGGCCTGCAGCCTGGGCGCGTGCAGGGGATGTACCGTTCCGGTAATCGAGGACGGGGAGAAGACACTCAGGTCTGTCTGCATGGAAGGGACTGTTTTCAGAGCGGAGGATATCGACTGGGAGGAGTGGGAGTGAGCGATAATAACGATATTGGTTTGAAAATAGGTGATGCCTGTTTCGCAAACCCCGTTTTTCTTGCTTCCGGTCCTGCGGGGTATGGTATCGAATACGCGAATTACCTTGATATAACAAAAGTCGGAGGGATCGTCACGAAAACGATCTCATTCGAACCTCGAAAGGGAAATCCCGGGGTAAGACTTCAGGAAACGCCTTCCGGCCTCTTAAACAGTATTGGTCTTGAGAATGTCGGAGCGGAATATTTTTTCAGAGAGAAGATACCTGTCCTTGTGTCAGCCGGAGTCAAACCCGTGATCAGCGTAGCGGCGGAGGATTGGGGGGACTATCGGAAACTCATCGATTTCATCGCCCGGCAGGAAAATATCGAGATCATAGAACTCAATCTTTCATGCCCGAATGTCGAACGCGGCGGGATGGCGGTGGGATCAAATCCCAGTCTTCTCGGCAGGTACGTCAGGCACGCGAAAGACCTGCTGCCGCGGATCGCGATCCTGGCCAAGCTTACGCCGAATGTCAGTGATATCGCCAGGCTTGCGCTGGCAGCAGAGGAAGCGGGAGCCGACGGGATAACGGCGATCAATACTGTCATCGGAATGGATATTGATATATCCAGGGCAAAGCCTGTATTCAAAAGGGTAAGGGCGGGGCTTTCCGGTCCGGCGATAAGGCCTGTCGCTCTGGACGCAGTATGGAGGATCGCGCGTACTGTCGATATACCGGTAATCGGAGTTGGTGGGATATCATCAGTCGATGACGCGTTGAAATTTTTCATGGCCGGAGCATCGGGAATCCAGGTCGGAACGGCGCTGTTTTATGATCCCGGCCTTCCGGCGAGGATCATCGAAAAGCTTGAGGCCGGTGGAATACCTCCAGCGATAAAATATTCTGTCGACAAGACCGAAAGGAAAGATGATGACGGAACAGCCCCGCATAATAGTAGCACTTGATGTTGAAGACCGCGAGGGTGCTCTGGCAATGGTGGAGTCTCTCAGGGGAGTGATCGGATATTTCAAGGTAGGAAGCAGGTTGTTCACGTCCGAAGGTCCGGGACTGATCGACGAAATTACTGAAATGGGCGCGTCAATATTTCTTGATCTGAAATTCCACGATATACCTGCCACCGTATCAGGATCGGTCAAAGCAGCCTGCGGCCATGGCATAAATATGATGACTCTGCATACATGCGGCGGAATCGATATGATGAAGGCGGCAGCCGAATCGGCGGTGGAAGCCTCGGCGCGGGCGGGAACTGCCAGGCCACTCCTTGTCGGGGTGACGGTGCTGACAAGTATGGCTTCGGAAGATCTCGCGGCGGTCTCCTGTTATGAAGGCGATGTTGAAAGCCTCGTTCTCAGAAGGACTTCACTCGCCCTCGAAGCGGGTCTTGACGGAGTAGTCTCCTCGGTGAAAGAAGCGGCAGCTATAAGAAGGGAATTCGGTGGACGCCCCGTCATCGTTACTCCGGGGATCCGCCCGGCGGGATCAGCTAGCCAGGATCAGAAAAGAATAGCGACGCCCCGGGCGGCCAAAGAAGCCGGTTCGGATTATCTCGTTATAGGAAGGCCTGTCTACGAAGCGCCTTCTCCGGCGGGAGCTGCCAGGGCGATAATTGACGAACTCGATGGAATACAGGGAAGATCAGATGCTTAAGAGTGCTGTCGTATTCCTGATCGTCTATATAAGCCTGGTAATATTCAAAAGGAAAAGGTGGCTTATAGCCTGGAGCGGAGTCGTGGCGGCTCTTCTGATAAGGGCTCTGTATCCGGCAGAAGTGTTTTACGGGATACACTGGAATGTCATAGGCATTTTTGTCGGATCTCTTCTGCTCGCCGAGACCTTCATATATTCACGGATGCCTGAGACGATATCGGATCACCTGATCAACAAGTCACCGAATCTTGGGATAGCCTTTATGGCGATCATAGTCTTTGCCTCTATCTTCTCGATATTCATGGATAATGTCGTTACAGTATTGATAATCGCGCCAATAGCTCTCCAGTTGACAAGGAAGGCTGGAGTCTCTCCCGTGCCTGTGATAATAGGACTTGCCATCTCATCCAATCTACAGGGAATGGCGATTCTTATAGGGGATACTCCGAGCATGCTCCTGGCTGCTCGAATGAAGCTGAGTTTTCTCGATTTTTTCTGGCTCGACGGCATGCCGAGCATATTCTGGATAGTGCAGATCGGAGCTGTAGCCGGATTTATCGTCCTTTACTGGTTTTTTCGTGGAGATAAGCAGAAGTTCCAAAGGATCAGTATAACTCCCGTTAGGAGCTGGGTCCCGATCTGGCTGATACTGGTCGCGATACTTCTTCTTTCATTTATGACATGGGTCGATCCGGGGTTCAGGTGGTTTGGAGGAGTCGCCTGCATGAGTGTGGGAGCGGCCGGTTTCATCTGGCAGAAAGCAAGGGTCGCGAGGGATCACGAGAAGTCCGGTCTAAAGCTGGACTATGAGACAGTCGCTTTCCTGATGGCGATTTTTGTGCTGGTCCATATGCTCGTCCAGAGGGGCGTTGTCGAGGGACTGGTCGATCAACTTGCCGGGTTGAAGGGTAAAAATGTATTTCTGATCTATTCCGTCGTCGTGTGGTTTTCAGTACTTATATCTTCTTTTATCGATAATATTCCTTATATAGCCGCGATGCTTCCTCTTGTTACGGGGCTCAGTACGACGCTGGGCGTCAACCCCGCCCTTATGGCTTTTGGATTATTGATAGGTTCGTGCCTCGGGGGAAATATAACGCCGATAGGAGCGACGACCAATCTCGTCTCCATAGGTATCCTCGAAAGGGAAGGAATTCCCGTCTCTTTCAGAGAGTTCACACGGATCGGCCTGCCTTTTACTCTGGCAGCTACTGCTGTTTCCTGGATCTGCCTCTGGTTTATCTATGGGCCAAAAGGCTAAAGAGGTGAGGACACCCGGTGTAAGCTGGTAAAGGTTTAATAGCGAAAAGATCAAATGAATACAAGCGATACTAAAAAAGATAAAGCGGTCAAGTTCGGGACTTTTCTGGGAGTCTACACTCCCAGCACGTTGACGATCCTGGGACTGATCATGTACCTGAGATTCGGCTGGGTACTGGGTAACCTTGGCCTGCCACTGACCCTTCTGGTCGTTCTAATGGCAAGCGCGATCACCTTTATCACCGGGCTCAGCGCCTCGGCGATTTCGACGAACATGCACGTCGGAGTCGGAGGGGAATACTACATGATCTCTCACAGCCTCGGGCTTGAACTCGGAGGCGCGATCGGGATACCACTTTACCTCTGCCGGACGCTGAGTATCACTTTCTACAGTTTCGGTCTGGCCGAGTCTCTTGCCGTCCTGTGGCCATCTGCCTGGGGAATGATCCCTCCTTATTTTATCCAGCTGGCCACTGCCGTGATAATCATAGTGATCACGTACCTGTCGGGGAAAAGCGCCGAAATCGCTCTCAAACTTCAGATTCCAATACTGATAACTGTGGGTCTTTCGATCCTTGCGCTTTTTGTCGGTGTGATAGTCAAGGGAACAGGCGCGCCAGAGTTGGTGGCGACATACAGATCCGCGCCCGAAGGATTCTGGTACGTATTCGCAGTATTCTTTCCCGCCGCGACTGGGTTTACCGCTGGAATCGGGATGAGCGGCGATCTCAGGGATCCGAGCAGGAGCATTCCGAGAGGGACGCTTCTTGCCGTTCTGACGGGGACTCTCGTATATCTGGCCGTCCCGGTTCTTCTTTCGATATCGAAGGCGGTTTCTCCCGAGCAGCTTGCCTCATCTGGAAAAAATGTCTGGATCACAGTATCCCTGTTCGGTCCTCTCTTTGTCTTCGCGGGGATGTGGGGAGCGATACTTTCCTCGGCTTTCGGGAGTGTCCTCGCCGGCCCGAGGGTGCTGCAGGCGCTTTCGAATGACGGACTTGCTCCGAGATTTCTTTCGAGACTTTCCAGAGAGGGACAACCGACGATCTCCACGTGGATATCGGGGCTTCTTGCTCTTTCAGCGGTGATGATGGGGAATCTGAACACCGTGGCCCAGTACGTGACGGTCCTCTTTCTAACTCTCTATGTCATCATCAATATAAGCGCTGCTATTGAAAAACTTGTCGGAGACCCTTCGTACAGGCCTACGATTAATGTCCCCTGGGCTGTGTCGCTGCTAGGCGCTGCCGGCGCCCTTTTCGTTATGTTCCTACTGAATCCCGCCGCTTGTATAGTCGCTTCCCTGCTCGAACTGGTCATTTTCCTGTTCCTGAGGAAAAAAGCGTTGAGTAAAAGATGGGGAGATGTAAGAGCGGGCATGTGGTTTTCAATAGCCCGATTCGCCTTGCTTAAACTGAAGGGGCATGAAGTCGATCCGCGGAACTGGCGTCCCCATATCATATCATTCACGCGGGATATAACCAAGGATATCGATGTTGTATATCTTGCCAATTGTTTCAACGAAAAACACGGGATCGTCACCGCCTGCAAGGTGATAGAAGGGGAACTTGACGGGGAGGCGTATGAGACAGTCAGGGACAAGATAGAGATGGACGAGGTGCTTGAAGCCTATGGACTTGTCGGATTCTGCGAGGCGCATGTCGCATCCGATCTGGAGACCGGAGTGACAAATATCGTCCAGGCCAACGGGATAGCCGGACTGGAATCGAATACAGTGATGTTCGGATGGCCTAACGAGAAGGAAAAACTCGTGACCCTCCTCGGGCTGATGCGGTCCGTAGCGAAGATCAGGAAAAATACGATTATTTCAAAACTCGGTATGATAAACCGCAGAGCGATCAAAAAACGGATCGACCTGTGGTGGGGCGGTCTGGAATATAATGGTGACCTTATGCTTCTGCTTGCCCACCTGCTGATGATGAATCCCGAATGGGAGAAATCGGAGCTGGTCGTTCATACCATAGTGATCTCACCGGAGGAAAAAAAAGGTATGGAAGAGAGTATTTCCAACCTTATTCAGTCGGTGAGGATACAGGCTTCGACGGAGGTCATCGTAAAGAATCCCGATCTGTCGATAAATGAGATCATCTGCGCGAGCAGCGAAGACTCCGATCTTGTATTCATAGGGTTGATGATTCCCGGGGCGGGTGAGGAAGAAGAATATGCTGACAGGCTGATCACTCTTGCTGATGGCCTGCCTTCGGTAGTCTTCATTAGGAACGCGAGCGAGTTTTCAGGAAGGCTTATCTAGACGGGAAGTTCCCTGGGGGATCGAGCAAAGGGGCATTTCCTCCGCCCCTCCAAATTATCGGTAAAAGCCGGCCCGGAAGAGTCATCTTCCGGGCCGTGTGGTACAGCGCGGGGTGCCGCTCAGCTCTATCTCTTCTTGAACACCACTTTTTCAAATTCGTCCCAGTCGACCTCCACTTCCTCTCCCTGAGCGGTCTCGATGAAGATACCTTTGTTATCGTCATCGATGTCATTTGAGCCCCTGAGGCGGAAAGACCTTCCATCGCGCAGGGTCACTACCGAAGAACGGGATCCTTTTCTGGTTATCTCGGCAATATTGGAGAATTCGATATCCATCTCTATATCATGGTAGTCGCCGTCTATATACTCCCACGTGAATTCCTCGTCGTTGTCCCAGCGTATCCTTCCAGTAAATTCTTCCCCGTCGCTGGTAAATACCGTACCCTCTATATATCCACCGCCATCGAATGCGTCATATCTTACTTCGGCGGAAGGCGACTTCAGGTCGAGCCTGTCGAAATCATCCCAACCGATATTTATTTCTCCAAGCTCGAGGTCTGTCACTATTATTCCGCGGTTGCTGTCATCGACATCATTCGTGCCGCGAAGCCTGAATTCGTTTCCGCTCTTCAGGATGATAATGGCGCTGTCCGATGAATGTCTCTCTATTGAGGCTATCTTGGAGAATTTGATCTTTCTGTTACGGTGATCCTGTTTTCCATCTATCACGTCCGATTCGAATGCTTCATCGATATCCCAGGCTATCCACCCGGAGAACTCATCATCGCGTCTTGTCTTTACCGTGCCGTAAAGGCGTTCCCCGAATATCGATTTTAGTCCTGCGGGGGCCTGCATGAAATCTATCCGCTCAAGGTCATCCCAGTCGAATCCGATCTCACCTTCATTCTCGTCCTCGATCACTATCTCGCGGTTGGCGGTGCCGATATCGGTCGATCCCGAGTTGAGTTCAAGGGTATTTCCCGATTTAAGGGTCAGCATGACGACATCGTCATCTACTACCTCTATCGATTCGATATGTCCCATCCTGATCCCTGACTGGGCGCTGCTCGAATAATAATTGTCAGAATCGGTGTATCCGAGAAGGATGCCGAAAATAGTAATCCTTTTCTTTCTATCCTGATATCTTCCACGTGATGATCTGTGTCGTTTCGACAATTCCTTGTTTCCGTTAAGAAAATCAATCCAGGCGCCCTCGTTCTTGTCCCAGCGGATCAATCCCTCGAAACGATCGCCATCGACTGTCGTTATCTTTCCGTAGATCCTCCCTGTGCCGTCGGCGTTTGCCACTGCGACCGATGCCAGGACGAGGAGAAGGGCCAGAGCGGATATTTTTACCGTTCTCATTGCTGATGCCTCCATTACCGGGTTTCGATATTCCTTCTGTTTAAGAATACGGATTCGCTGCTGTTTAGTTGCATCATATTACAGTTGCCCGGGAAAAAATGCGTTGGCAGTATCGATTTTCGATCAATCACTGTAACATCATGTATGATAAATAAATACGTAATATCGAGCATGGCCGCGGAAGATTGGCAATCAATTTGCACGATTATAATATAAGAGGGCATCAGAGCTCTTTTTGTCATGAAATTGGCCGTCTTTCGTGGCCGGGGGTGGCCGGTTTCCGTACACAGATCAATAAAACGACATACTGGTCCATCGGCCGGGAAAAGTGCGGGCAAGTATCCGGGGGTATTAATGAGTTCCTATATGACGCTCAGCGCCAAGTCTTCAGAGCGACTTCCAGACGAGTTCAGGGATTTCGACGTAAGATTTCCGGAAAGATTCGTCGAACCTCTGATAAATGAGTTTTCCAGAGAAGGAGATACTGTTTTTGATCCTTTTGCCGGATTCGGCACCACTCTCATCGTCGCTGAGAACCTGGGGCGCAGGGGATTCGGTGTGGAAAGCGACAGGAGACGCTCTGAGTATATCCGTTCGAGGATGCAAGAGCCTGATAACCTGATCTTCGGGGACTCAAGAAGGCTTTCATCGTTCGCCTTTCCGCCGGTCGATCTTACCCTCACCTCTCCTCCGTACCCTTTCAGGGAGGGAAAGAGGTTTTCTCCTGCGATCAGTGAGTGTCCCGCGATCGAGAACGGCTATGACTCCTACATCAACTGTCTCAGGTATATCTTCGCGCAGGTCCGCGGAATTATGAGACCGAGAGCAAGGCTGATCATCGAAGCGGGGAATATCAGGCTTGCCGGAAAGGTGATACCTCTTGCCTGGGATATTGCCGAAGCGGTATCGAGAGAGTTCCGGTTCGAGGGAGAGCGTGTCGTAAAATGGGATAGACCGAACTTCGGGTTCGACCATACATACTGCCTTATTTTTTCAGGAAAAAGGTGACCGCGGTCCTGCTTTTGACCGCAAGTCCTTCGATTACCGTCAGGTCGATTAGTGCCATCAATGCAGCTTATCTGCCAAAGCCCCTCCCAGCAAGTCCCGGACTGTTCCATTCTTATTTTCAGTTACGGATACGGCAGTCTTGACCACCACCCTCTTAACTGGTAGAGTGCGGGTCGATGATGAATCCGTTATCTTTATTGCCTGGAAAATCAATCGAAACAGCCGGGAGGCATCTTTATGAGACCTTTGTTGATGATCTATCGCATGTCAGCCGCAATCCTCTTGATCATCTTTTTTCTGCCTGTCGCCGCCGGGGGAGCCGCTGATACCACAGGCGCGACCGATGAGCCAGGCCGGCCAAAGATAGGCCTCGTGCTTGGAGGAGGCGGGGCCAGAGGTCCGGCTCATATCGCCGCGATAAGGCTCCTTGAAGAACTGAGGATACCAGTCGATTACATAGCCGGAACAAGCGCCGGATCGATAGTAGCCGGGCTCTACGCGGTGGGATTATCTCCCGACGAGATGGAAAATGTAATGATCAGTATGAACTGGGCCGATCTTTTTTCGGACAGGAGAGACAGGAGGGAACGTTCTTTCAGGAGGAAAAAAGACGACAGGTGCGACTTTATACTTGCTGAATTCGGATTCAAGGATCTTGAACTTATAGCTCCGATAGCGGTTGTCGGGGGACAGAAGATGCAGCTCGCTTCAAAATCCCCATTTCTTCATACTACGACCGATCAGGATTTTGACGATCTCAAGATCCCGCTCAGGACTGTCGCGACAGATCTTCTTACCGGTGAAGAAATAATATGTTCATCTGGAAGCCTTATCCACGCGATCCGGTCGAGCATGTCAATACCGGGCGTATTTGCTCCGGTCCATATGGACGGCCGGTATCTTGTCGACGGAGGGCTTGTCAATATACTTCCGGTCGATGTCGTCAAAGACATGGGAGCGGATATAATAATCGCTGTCGATCTTGGCGCCCCGATTGAAAAAGCTGATCATAGCTCCTTTCACTCTCTGCTTGAAGTCTCCGATCAGACAACGGGGATAATGATAAGGAAGACGTCGGAAAAGGT of the Candidatus Krumholzibacteriota bacterium genome contains:
- a CDS encoding amino acid permease encodes the protein MNTSDTKKDKAVKFGTFLGVYTPSTLTILGLIMYLRFGWVLGNLGLPLTLLVVLMASAITFITGLSASAISTNMHVGVGGEYYMISHSLGLELGGAIGIPLYLCRTLSITFYSFGLAESLAVLWPSAWGMIPPYFIQLATAVIIIVITYLSGKSAEIALKLQIPILITVGLSILALFVGVIVKGTGAPELVATYRSAPEGFWYVFAVFFPAATGFTAGIGMSGDLRDPSRSIPRGTLLAVLTGTLVYLAVPVLLSISKAVSPEQLASSGKNVWITVSLFGPLFVFAGMWGAILSSAFGSVLAGPRVLQALSNDGLAPRFLSRLSREGQPTISTWISGLLALSAVMMGNLNTVAQYVTVLFLTLYVIINISAAIEKLVGDPSYRPTINVPWAVSLLGAAGALFVMFLLNPAACIVASLLELVIFLFLRKKALSKRWGDVRAGMWFSIARFALLKLKGHEVDPRNWRPHIISFTRDITKDIDVVYLANCFNEKHGIVTACKVIEGELDGEAYETVRDKIEMDEVLEAYGLVGFCEAHVASDLETGVTNIVQANGIAGLESNTVMFGWPNEKEKLVTLLGLMRSVAKIRKNTIISKLGMINRRAIKKRIDLWWGGLEYNGDLMLLLAHLLMMNPEWEKSELVVHTIVISPEEKKGMEESISNLIQSVRIQASTEVIVKNPDLSINEIICASSEDSDLVFIGLMIPGAGEEEEYADRLITLADGLPSVVFIRNASEFSGRLI
- a CDS encoding site-specific DNA-methyltransferase, which translates into the protein MSSYMTLSAKSSERLPDEFRDFDVRFPERFVEPLINEFSREGDTVFDPFAGFGTTLIVAENLGRRGFGVESDRRRSEYIRSRMQEPDNLIFGDSRRLSSFAFPPVDLTLTSPPYPFREGKRFSPAISECPAIENGYDSYINCLRYIFAQVRGIMRPRARLIIEAGNIRLAGKVIPLAWDIAEAVSREFRFEGERVVKWDRPNFGFDHTYCLIFSGKR